Genomic window (Roseivirga sp. 4D4):
TGGACACTCTGTAATTTCAAACGCTGCTGCAGTGGCCTTAACTTCAATCTTCGGTGACAATTTTGCCTTCGATGACGATACCGAAGTTAAGTATGGCCTTCCCGTAAGATCGTTTACTTCCTTTATAGATGCCTCTGAAGAAGCTGCGATCAGTAGAATGTATGGCGGAATTCACTACATGCCTGCCATTGCCAATGGGGTTACCCAAGGAAGAGCGCTCGGCAACTTTGTGGTTGACAAACTCGAAATGAAAAACGAAAGTCTAGCACAGAATAATCAGTAGACATTTCAAAAGTCATTGAAAGCCAGCTTTAATTGCTGGCTTTTTTTGTTTTCGGATGTTCGCTTTAACCCTCCAAAAACTATGATTTTCCCCCCGAAGTCCTTATAATTATATGTTGCGACAGGTGGTAATTCACTGACAACTCGCTTCAATACTGAAACGCGCTTTTACTGAAATACACTCAAGGCAACCACAGGTGTATTTTGGCAACCTTAAAAACAACTAATGGACAATATTGGATTAGAATGGAGTGATTACACGATCATTATCGTGTACCTCGTGGGAATCGTTTGGTACGGAATCCGAAAGGGAAAACAAGAGAGCTCCGAAGACTACTTTCTCGCAGGCCGAAATATGGCTTGGCCTATTGTAGGTATCTCCCTATTTGCGGCAAATATTGGTAGTAATACACTGATAGGACTTACCTCTGATGCTTTCAACACAGACGTGGCTGTCTATAACTACGAGTGGATGGCGGCAGTTGTGCTCGTTATCTTTGCCATATTCTTTCTACCCTTCTACTTGAAATCCAAGGTGTATACTATGCCTGAGTTTCTGGAGAGGCGATATGATACCAGAACACGTTACCTCTTTTCTGGAATTACCATCGTAGGTAATGTAATTATTGATACCGCATCCGGCCTTTATGCGGGTAATCTAATTCTTAAAATCATTTTCCCAGGAACACCATCCTGGATCATCATTGCTTTGCTGGCCTTTGCAGCAGCAGCCTATACCATTCCAGGCGGGCTTTCATCGGTGGTGCATACAGAAGTTATTCAAGCTGTGTTACTCATATTCGGTTCTATATTGGTTACCTACTTTGCCTTTAGCGAAGTGGGTGGATGGAGAGCCATGATCGATGGCTTGAATAACCTACATGCAAGTGGAGCAATAGAAAAAGATTCGGGGGAAGTGCTGAGTCTTATACGGCCAGCATCGGATAAGTCAATGCCATGGCCTGGCTTACTTCTCGGTGTACCACTACTAGGCTTTTACTTCTGGGCCAATAATCAGTTTATGGTACAAAGAGTGCTTTCAGCAAAAGATCTTAACCATGGTAGATGGGGTGCCATCTTCGCAGGTTTATTAAAATTACCGGTACTATTCATCATGGTAATTCCAGGTGTATTAGCCATACTACTTTTCTCAGATACAGATATCAGCTTCTTGAATTATCAAATTCCAGTCGAAGGTGGTTTTGAGACTTGTGGTGCACTAGCAGATTGTCCTAATATGACATATCCGGTACTGATTTATTCATTGCTACCAACAGGTATTCTCGGATTAGTAATCGCTGGCTTATTGGCAGCCATGTCATCTAGTATTTCAGCAACTCTGAACTCTGCCTCAACATTGATCACAATGGACTTTGTGCAAAAACTGAAGCCTGGGATTAGTTCCAAAGGACTGGTAAGAGCTGGTCAGATTGCCACAGTTGTACTCGTTATTCTTGCTGCGGCCTGGGCGCCAATGATTGAAACTTTCCGCTCACTGTGGACTTATTTACAACAGATTCTCGGCTTTATTTCGCCTCCAATTGTAGCAGCATTTGTGGTTGGACTCTTCAGCAGAAGGTCCAATGCCAATGGTGGCTTCTGGAGTTTAGTGCTCTCTTATTTACTAGTACTTGGGTGGATTGCCTATTGCTTCTCAACATACGGAGGCATTAGCACAGAGCAAACAGGTGTTCACTTCTTATACATTGTTCCTGTATTGTTTGTCATAGCTTGTGTAATTAACCTTGCTGTTAGCTCAATGTCTCCGGCACCGACCGAAGAAAAACTAGAGGGAATGATCTGGAGCAAGAGAATCTACCAAGACGAGACCAAAGAGTTGGTTGGTCTGCCTTGGTATAAAAACTACAGAACACTGTCTCTATTGCTTCTGATATTGACAGCGATTATTGTCCTATGGTTTGCCTAGGACTTCTTTGAAAAAAAGCCCCATTCAGGAAATCCCTGAATCGGGGCTTTTTTTACGCTTTTTGTCATTGGTTCTCAGTCAAGAATAAAATACTTTAGCCGCCACTTTTAGATCGTATCGAACGCCATCTTCAATGTATAACCCATCGGCCCACTTATTATTGAAAAAGCTTCTGCCCTCAATTAAGGTAAAGGCAGGCAGCAAG
Coding sequences:
- a CDS encoding sodium:solute symporter, giving the protein MDNIGLEWSDYTIIIVYLVGIVWYGIRKGKQESSEDYFLAGRNMAWPIVGISLFAANIGSNTLIGLTSDAFNTDVAVYNYEWMAAVVLVIFAIFFLPFYLKSKVYTMPEFLERRYDTRTRYLFSGITIVGNVIIDTASGLYAGNLILKIIFPGTPSWIIIALLAFAAAAYTIPGGLSSVVHTEVIQAVLLIFGSILVTYFAFSEVGGWRAMIDGLNNLHASGAIEKDSGEVLSLIRPASDKSMPWPGLLLGVPLLGFYFWANNQFMVQRVLSAKDLNHGRWGAIFAGLLKLPVLFIMVIPGVLAILLFSDTDISFLNYQIPVEGGFETCGALADCPNMTYPVLIYSLLPTGILGLVIAGLLAAMSSSISATLNSASTLITMDFVQKLKPGISSKGLVRAGQIATVVLVILAAAWAPMIETFRSLWTYLQQILGFISPPIVAAFVVGLFSRRSNANGGFWSLVLSYLLVLGWIAYCFSTYGGISTEQTGVHFLYIVPVLFVIACVINLAVSSMSPAPTEEKLEGMIWSKRIYQDETKELVGLPWYKNYRTLSLLLLILTAIIVLWFA